Proteins from a genomic interval of Tepidisphaeraceae bacterium:
- a CDS encoding transposase yields the protein IERFFCRIRRCRRVATRYEKKAANFAGFVYLAAFITAEE from the coding sequence ATCGAGCGATTCTTCTGCCGCATCCGCCGCTGCCGGCGCGTGGCCACGCGGTACGAGAAGAAGGCCGCCAACTTCGCCGGCTTCGTCTACCTCGCAGCCTTCATCACCGCGGAGGAATGA